A region of Asticcacaulis excentricus DNA encodes the following proteins:
- a CDS encoding CynX/NimT family MFS transporter → MRAHARIDADMIRIDSHWRPILLLWFTGVLAAAALGKFASLSPVISADLKLSRVEAGWLVSLIETGGASLGIIAGLLIARLGSRKALLYGMGLLTVGGLIGALIPGLWTLFTARLIESAGYLMVVIAAPSLIATVARPQDRGAALTLWSTFVPAGFAIGMGLSGVWLLFTGWRTVLVVWALLAGAALFAAVRTPVVETKSETRLVWPPLPVWLMCVGFGCYTSLFVGLIAMFPLFLTEQGQSPSVAATVTGLASAATLSGAWAAAQALHRGQRARWIALCAGLLVPAALACLIFIGGPPLWLAGLIIALNAISGIGSSLVFARLPHMSPGLNVAAANGVLTQFGAGGSLIGPPLLAAIAGHWGWTALGPAVVVGSLAALGLMIAAERTARRENK, encoded by the coding sequence GTGCGCGCGCACGCCCGTATCGACGCAGACATGATCCGCATCGACTCGCATTGGCGTCCCATCCTGCTCCTGTGGTTTACCGGCGTGCTGGCCGCCGCCGCGCTGGGCAAGTTTGCCTCCCTAAGCCCGGTCATCTCCGCCGATCTTAAGCTGTCGCGCGTCGAAGCTGGCTGGCTGGTGTCACTTATAGAGACCGGCGGAGCCAGCCTCGGCATCATTGCCGGTTTGCTGATTGCACGGTTAGGCAGTCGCAAGGCGCTGTTGTACGGCATGGGATTACTGACCGTCGGCGGTCTGATCGGCGCGCTGATCCCCGGCCTGTGGACGCTGTTTACCGCCCGCCTGATCGAAAGCGCCGGCTATCTGATGGTGGTCATTGCCGCGCCATCCTTGATCGCCACGGTCGCGCGGCCGCAGGATCGGGGGGCGGCGCTCACCCTGTGGAGCACCTTTGTTCCGGCAGGCTTTGCCATCGGCATGGGCCTCAGCGGCGTTTGGCTGCTGTTTACCGGCTGGCGTACCGTGCTGGTGGTGTGGGCGCTGCTGGCCGGGGCCGCCCTGTTCGCCGCCGTCCGCACCCCGGTGGTCGAGACGAAAAGCGAAACCCGGCTCGTATGGCCGCCCCTGCCCGTCTGGCTGATGTGCGTCGGGTTTGGCTGCTACACCAGCCTGTTCGTCGGCCTGATTGCCATGTTCCCGCTGTTCCTCACCGAACAGGGGCAGTCGCCATCGGTCGCCGCCACCGTTACCGGCCTCGCCTCGGCCGCGACTCTAAGCGGCGCGTGGGCCGCCGCGCAGGCCCTGCACCGCGGGCAGCGGGCGCGCTGGATCGCCTTATGCGCAGGCCTGCTGGTGCCCGCCGCTCTGGCCTGCCTGATCTTTATCGGCGGTCCTCCGCTGTGGCTGGCGGGGCTGATTATCGCGCTTAACGCCATATCCGGCATAGGCTCCAGCCTCGTCTTCGCCCGCCTGCCGCATATGAGCCCCGGCCTCAATGTCGCTGCCGCCAATGGCGTCCTGACGCAGTTCGGGGCGGGCGGCTCGCTGATCGGCCCGCCATTACTCGCAGCCATTGCCGGGCACTGGGGCTGGACGGCGCTGGGCCCGGCAGTCGTAGTCGGTTCGCTGGCGGCGCTGGGCCTGATGATCGCCGCCGAACGCACCGCCAGACGCGAAAATAAATAA
- a CDS encoding sensor histidine kinase, giving the protein MYRVEGFFRKITCWFRKREDQTAFRYGVAVAFFGVALGLRFVSDKALPPGFPFLTFFPAVMLTAWLVGLWPGILCAALSALAAWFFFIPPVFSLDVSPPVLVALGFFLIVSAVDIAVIHGMRLAQAKLSVERNTNAALVVHQKTLYAELQHRIANNLAFVASMLTLQSKKLEGNREATDALTDARLRLETLSRIHRKLYDPDNVNVPLRTLLRDIAEDVLHTRDGRIRLEVEVPDITLPAEQVMTLSLFVVEVLTNSLKHAFSAGQGAVTIRLDDTKPDVLVLSIRDDGPGLPSGFDLAASKSLGMRILHSFARTLKGDVAFTSDRGLKTCLTFARLA; this is encoded by the coding sequence ATGTACAGGGTTGAGGGCTTTTTCCGGAAGATAACTTGCTGGTTCCGCAAACGCGAGGACCAGACGGCGTTTCGTTATGGCGTGGCCGTGGCCTTCTTCGGCGTGGCGCTTGGCCTGCGCTTCGTCAGTGACAAGGCCCTGCCACCCGGCTTTCCCTTCCTGACCTTCTTCCCGGCCGTCATGCTAACGGCGTGGCTGGTCGGCCTCTGGCCGGGTATCCTCTGCGCGGCACTTAGCGCGCTGGCCGCGTGGTTTTTTTTCATCCCGCCGGTTTTCAGCTTGGACGTCAGCCCGCCGGTGCTGGTGGCTCTGGGCTTTTTCCTGATCGTCTCCGCCGTCGATATCGCCGTCATCCACGGTATGCGGCTGGCGCAGGCAAAATTGTCAGTCGAACGCAACACCAATGCCGCCCTGGTGGTGCATCAAAAGACGCTCTATGCCGAGCTTCAGCACCGCATCGCCAACAATCTGGCTTTCGTGGCCAGTATGCTCACCCTGCAATCGAAAAAGCTGGAGGGCAATCGCGAGGCCACCGATGCCCTGACCGACGCGCGCCTGCGGCTGGAAACCCTGTCGCGTATCCATCGCAAGCTGTACGACCCGGACAATGTCAATGTGCCGCTGCGCACCCTGCTGCGCGACATTGCCGAAGACGTGCTGCACACCCGCGACGGACGTATACGGCTGGAGGTCGAGGTGCCCGACATCACCCTGCCCGCCGAACAGGTGATGACCCTGTCGCTGTTCGTGGTGGAGGTGCTGACCAATTCGCTGAAACACGCCTTCAGCGCCGGTCAGGGCGCGGTCACCATACGCCTCGATGACACGAAGCCCGACGTGCTTGTGCTGTCGATCCGCGACGATGGCCCCGGCCTGCCCAGCGGCTTTGACCTCGCGGCCTCCAAAAGTCTGGGGATGCGGATATTGCACAGCTTTGCCCGCACGCTGAAAGGCGACGTGGCCTTCACCAGTGATCGCGGCCTGAAAACCTGCCTGACCTTCGCCCGCCTGGCCTGA
- a CDS encoding TIGR00266 family protein: MFGNASVPTTHHRQAGVADDIDFEIKGEELQFVEIELDPGESAIAEAGGMVWKDASVGMTTVFGDGSGQQKGFMGALLGAGKRLISGESLFTTVFTHNGQGKARVAFSAPVPGSIIPLKLSDVGGRLICQKDSFLAAAKGVSLGIAFQRKVMTGLFGGEGFIMQKLEGDGWVFVQFGGAVIERTLAPGEQLHIDTGCVAAFTDTVDFDLVQAGGVKSMLFGGEGVFFAQLTGPGKVWIQSLPFSRLAGRVLAAAGGGGPNSGEGSVLGGLGDLIGGNR, encoded by the coding sequence ATGTTCGGCAATGCGTCCGTTCCCACCACCCACCATCGTCAGGCCGGTGTGGCCGACGACATCGACTTTGAGATCAAGGGCGAAGAACTGCAATTCGTTGAGATCGAACTCGATCCGGGCGAAAGCGCTATCGCCGAAGCTGGCGGCATGGTGTGGAAGGATGCCAGCGTCGGCATGACCACGGTGTTCGGCGACGGATCGGGTCAGCAAAAGGGCTTTATGGGTGCGCTGCTGGGTGCGGGCAAGCGCCTGATTTCCGGTGAAAGCCTGTTCACCACCGTCTTCACCCACAATGGTCAGGGCAAGGCGCGGGTGGCGTTTTCGGCCCCGGTGCCGGGCTCGATCATCCCGCTCAAGCTGTCGGACGTCGGCGGTCGCCTGATCTGCCAGAAGGACTCTTTCCTCGCCGCCGCCAAGGGCGTGTCGCTGGGCATCGCGTTTCAGCGCAAGGTGATGACCGGCCTGTTCGGTGGCGAAGGCTTCATCATGCAGAAGCTGGAAGGCGATGGCTGGGTCTTTGTGCAGTTTGGTGGCGCGGTCATTGAACGCACACTGGCCCCCGGTGAGCAGCTTCACATCGACACGGGCTGCGTGGCGGCCTTCACCGATACGGTCGATTTCGATCTGGTGCAGGCGGGCGGCGTCAAGTCGATGCTGTTCGGTGGCGAAGGCGTCTTCTTTGCGCAACTGACCGGGCCGGGCAAGGTGTGGATCCAGTCGCTGCCCTTCTCGCGTCTGGCCGGTCGCGTGCTGGCGGCCGCTGGCGGCGGAGGGCCGAACAGCGGCGAAGGCTCGGTATTAGGCGGCCTTGGCGACCTGATCGGTGGTAATCGATAA
- a CDS encoding RusA family crossover junction endodeoxyribonuclease, whose amino-acid sequence MTWTVFGKVRARETDEGIELFIDGLTTQAKYYKPLVYEFFRKEWRGARPAWGDYAVEIRMEHVGDPPWMDLDNLAKALLDAIKGFVFHDDSQVARLLVERFEGEREQIHIRVYALKR is encoded by the coding sequence GTGACTTGGACCGTCTTTGGCAAGGTGCGGGCGCGGGAAACCGATGAGGGGATTGAACTCTTCATTGATGGTCTGACGACGCAGGCCAAATATTACAAGCCGCTGGTCTATGAGTTTTTTCGCAAAGAGTGGCGGGGGGCGCGTCCGGCCTGGGGTGACTATGCGGTCGAAATCCGCATGGAGCACGTCGGTGATCCGCCGTGGATGGACCTCGATAACCTCGCCAAGGCGCTGCTCGATGCCATCAAGGGGTTTGTCTTCCACGACGACAGTCAGGTGGCACGGCTGCTGGTCGAACGCTTTGAAGGCGAACGCGAGCAAATCCATATCCGCGTCTATGCGCTGAAGCGGTAG
- the thiC gene encoding phosphomethylpyrimidine synthase ThiC, with protein MNKPIKDLKPIKVEASPFPGSKKVYEPGVLFPDLRVPFREVALQKEANEPPVSLYDSTGPYTEEGFVPQIDKGLPRVREKLVLDRGDVEFIEGRKVKPEDNGNVSAERLAPEFPNLPKVMRGKPGHKVTQLEYARAGIITAEMEYIAIRENIRRKQDAEVIRDGEDFGASIPDFITPEFVRDEVARGRAVIPANINHAEVEPMIIGRNFLVKINANIGNSAVTSSMEEEVDKMVWAIRWGADNVMDLSTGRNIHNIREWILRNSPNPIGTVPIYQALEKVNGVAEDLTWEVYRDTLIEQAQQGVDYFTIHAGVRLAYVHLTANRVTGIVSRGGSIMAKWCLAHHKENFLYTHFEEICDIMREYDVTFSLGDGLRPGSIADANDRAQFAELETLGELTKVAWAKGCQVMIEGPGHVPMHKIKANMDKQLATCGEAPFYTLGPLTTDIAPGYDHITSGIGAAMIGWFGTAMLCYVTPKEHLGLPDRNDVKTGVITYKIAAHAADLAKGHPAARAWDDALSRARFDFRWEDQFNLGLDPDTARAFHDETLPKEAHKTAHFCSMCGPKFCSMKITQEVRDYAANMTDNEKADLEAATGMAEMSQKFKDMGSEVYIPAEPAE; from the coding sequence ATGAACAAGCCCATCAAGGACTTAAAGCCGATCAAGGTCGAAGCCTCGCCCTTCCCTGGCTCGAAAAAGGTCTATGAACCCGGCGTCCTCTTCCCCGACCTGCGCGTGCCGTTCCGCGAAGTCGCCCTGCAAAAAGAGGCCAATGAGCCGCCGGTCAGCCTGTACGACTCGACCGGCCCCTACACCGAGGAAGGCTTTGTGCCTCAGATCGACAAGGGCCTGCCGCGCGTGCGCGAAAAGCTGGTGCTCGATCGCGGCGACGTCGAATTTATCGAAGGCCGCAAGGTCAAGCCGGAAGACAATGGCAATGTCTCGGCCGAGCGTCTGGCGCCCGAATTCCCCAACCTGCCCAAGGTGATGCGCGGCAAGCCCGGACACAAGGTGACGCAGCTCGAATACGCCCGCGCCGGCATCATCACCGCCGAGATGGAATATATCGCTATCCGCGAAAACATCCGCCGCAAGCAGGACGCCGAAGTCATCCGCGATGGAGAAGACTTCGGGGCTTCGATCCCCGACTTTATTACGCCGGAATTTGTCCGTGACGAAGTGGCTCGCGGTCGCGCCGTCATCCCGGCCAATATCAATCACGCCGAAGTCGAGCCGATGATCATTGGCCGCAACTTCCTGGTGAAGATCAACGCCAATATCGGCAATTCCGCCGTCACCTCCTCGATGGAGGAAGAGGTGGACAAGATGGTGTGGGCGATCCGCTGGGGCGCCGACAATGTCATGGACCTTTCGACCGGCCGCAATATCCACAATATCCGCGAGTGGATTCTGCGCAATTCGCCCAACCCCATCGGCACCGTGCCCATCTATCAGGCGCTGGAAAAGGTCAATGGCGTCGCCGAAGACCTGACTTGGGAAGTCTATCGCGACACCCTGATCGAGCAGGCGCAGCAGGGCGTGGACTATTTCACCATCCATGCGGGCGTGCGCCTCGCCTATGTCCACCTGACGGCCAACCGCGTCACCGGCATCGTGTCGCGCGGCGGCTCGATCATGGCCAAGTGGTGTCTGGCCCACCATAAGGAAAACTTCCTCTACACCCATTTCGAGGAAATCTGCGACATCATGCGTGAGTATGATGTCACCTTCTCACTGGGCGACGGCCTGCGTCCCGGCTCGATCGCCGACGCCAATGACCGCGCGCAGTTCGCCGAGTTGGAGACGCTGGGGGAACTGACCAAGGTGGCGTGGGCCAAGGGCTGTCAGGTGATGATCGAAGGCCCCGGCCACGTGCCGATGCACAAGATCAAGGCCAATATGGACAAGCAGCTCGCCACCTGCGGCGAAGCCCCCTTCTATACGCTTGGGCCACTAACCACCGACATCGCGCCGGGTTACGACCACATCACCTCCGGTATCGGGGCGGCCATGATCGGCTGGTTCGGCACGGCCATGCTGTGCTACGTCACACCGAAGGAGCATCTGGGCCTGCCCGACCGCAACGACGTGAAGACGGGCGTGATCACCTATAAGATCGCCGCCCACGCCGCCGACCTCGCCAAGGGCCACCCCGCCGCCCGTGCGTGGGACGATGCGCTCAGCCGCGCGCGTTTCGACTTCCGCTGGGAGGATCAGTTCAATCTGGGCCTCGACCCGGACACGGCGCGCGCCTTCCACGACGAGACCCTGCCGAAAGAGGCACACAAGACGGCGCACTTCTGCTCGATGTGCGGGCCGAAATTCTGCTCGATGAAGATCACGCAGGAGGTCCGCGACTACGCGGCCAACATGACCGACAACGAAAAGGCGGACCTCGAAGCCGCGACGGGAATGGCGGAAATGTCTCAAAAGTTCAAGGATATGGGCTCAGAGGTCTATATCCCGGCCGAACCTGCGGAGTGA
- a CDS encoding serine hydrolase domain-containing protein has protein sequence MRRPSARLIALLTAGCLVLGLSLPAVAATPVPPVEAPPVEAAPPPASPAQTPRPARKTPRRAAPAPAVTEPASVNRPVSPEDIESFTDATVSALMQRDHVLGVTVAVVQGGTPLLIKGYGYDRLTPRRPVDARTSLFRIGSITKTFTWIAVRQEIEAGRIQLDGPVAAYLPEDIFAKDRRFKPIRMRDLMAHTAGFEDTSLGHLFRLEDGRIESTDTYFRRHAPQRIREPGSFATYSNYGAALAARAAARTAEAKDVPTLMEARIFRPLGLGSTTLREPYDPALIHPNAAAEGLPAPMPGGLSDRLSQGFIWDGATFRAQPFDHALPMAGALGASTTAVDMARYMSLLLDNGSLDGVTLFGPASAQAFRSPLLTMPKGYNGWASGLRIGETAQGLKTYGHTGATLWFNANMILVPERNLGIFIAANTETGDTLTRAYPELLIQHVEGGVTPAPRQPPQTYAADRAYFDSLRGAYVSTRRAYGGLEGAVTRLINTVEVDADAQGRLIVSAPDGSSAYVAAAARGFFIPQAANPLGPQIGNDGLHFLFRPQGGRATAFETSANMARYERVGWVHRPSTLYNLTALMLGSCVLVLMGLSRVGQRDHPTEAQVAATWMSYATAAVWILAIALFNNWRQGLSGDPSALFTHWPSGQLQMASWLAVLASLATLFQLGSLYRVYEEANYHSDGWALWQKAAHTALNIGWLCYAILLMSWGALTPWG, from the coding sequence ATGCGCCGACCGTCTGCCCGCCTGATAGCCCTGCTCACCGCCGGGTGCCTCGTTCTGGGGCTGAGCCTGCCGGCCGTGGCGGCCACCCCGGTGCCGCCGGTTGAAGCCCCGCCCGTCGAAGCCGCGCCGCCACCGGCAAGCCCGGCCCAGACACCGCGGCCCGCGCGGAAGACCCCACGGCGGGCCGCACCTGCGCCCGCCGTGACTGAACCCGCCTCGGTCAATCGTCCGGTCAGCCCGGAAGACATCGAATCCTTTACCGACGCCACCGTCTCTGCCCTGATGCAGCGCGACCATGTGCTGGGCGTGACGGTCGCCGTGGTGCAGGGCGGCACGCCGCTTCTGATCAAGGGCTATGGCTATGACCGCCTGACGCCGCGTCGGCCGGTCGATGCGCGCACCAGCCTGTTCCGCATCGGCTCGATCACCAAGACCTTTACCTGGATCGCCGTGCGTCAGGAGATAGAGGCCGGGCGCATCCAGCTTGATGGTCCCGTCGCCGCCTATCTGCCCGAAGATATCTTTGCCAAGGACCGGCGCTTCAAACCGATCCGTATGCGCGACCTGATGGCCCACACGGCGGGGTTTGAGGACACCTCTCTGGGCCACCTCTTCCGTCTCGAAGACGGGCGCATCGAATCGACTGACACCTATTTCCGCCGCCATGCGCCGCAGCGCATCCGCGAACCGGGCAGCTTCGCCACCTATTCCAACTATGGGGCCGCGCTGGCCGCCCGCGCGGCCGCCCGCACGGCTGAGGCGAAGGATGTGCCCACCCTGATGGAAGCCCGCATATTCCGGCCGCTGGGCCTCGGCTCGACCACCCTGCGCGAGCCCTACGATCCGGCGCTGATCCACCCCAATGCCGCCGCCGAAGGCTTGCCTGCGCCCATGCCGGGGGGCCTGTCCGACCGCCTGTCGCAGGGCTTTATCTGGGATGGGGCCACCTTCCGGGCGCAGCCCTTCGACCACGCCCTGCCCATGGCCGGGGCGCTGGGGGCTTCGACCACCGCTGTCGACATGGCGCGCTATATGTCCCTGCTGCTGGACAATGGCAGCCTCGACGGTGTGACCCTGTTCGGACCGGCCTCGGCTCAGGCCTTCCGCTCGCCACTTCTGACCATGCCGAAGGGTTATAATGGCTGGGCGTCCGGCCTGCGTATCGGGGAGACGGCACAGGGGCTGAAGACCTATGGTCATACGGGCGCGACCCTGTGGTTCAACGCCAATATGATTTTGGTGCCCGAACGCAATCTGGGCATCTTCATCGCCGCCAATACCGAAACCGGCGACACGCTGACGCGCGCCTATCCCGAACTGCTGATCCAGCACGTCGAAGGCGGCGTGACCCCCGCCCCGCGTCAGCCGCCGCAGACCTATGCCGCCGATCGCGCCTATTTCGACTCCTTGCGCGGGGCCTATGTCTCGACGCGGCGGGCCTATGGCGGGTTGGAAGGGGCGGTAACGCGGCTGATCAACACGGTGGAGGTCGATGCCGATGCGCAGGGCCGCCTGATCGTCTCCGCGCCCGACGGGTCCTCGGCTTATGTCGCGGCGGCGGCGCGCGGCTTCTTCATCCCGCAGGCGGCCAATCCGCTGGGGCCGCAGATCGGCAATGACGGCCTGCATTTCCTGTTCAGACCGCAGGGCGGCCGCGCCACCGCCTTTGAAACCAGCGCCAATATGGCGCGCTATGAGCGCGTGGGCTGGGTGCACCGGCCTTCGACCCTGTATAATCTGACGGCGCTCATGCTGGGTTCGTGCGTGCTGGTGCTGATGGGGCTGAGCCGCGTGGGTCAGCGCGACCACCCGACCGAAGCGCAGGTCGCGGCGACGTGGATGTCCTACGCCACCGCTGCTGTGTGGATACTGGCCATCGCCCTGTTCAACAACTGGCGTCAAGGGTTAAGCGGCGACCCCAGCGCCCTGTTCACCCACTGGCCCAGCGGTCAGTTGCAAATGGCGTCGTGGCTGGCGGTGCTGGCGTCTCTGGCCACCCTGTTTCAACTCGGCAGCCTCTACCGCGTCTATGAGGAAGCCAACTATCATTCCGACGGCTGGGCCCTGTGGCAAAAAGCGGCGCATACGGCGCTAAACATCGGCTGGCTGTGCTATGCTATCCTGCTGATGAGCTGGGGCGCGCTCACGCCTTGGGGGTAA
- a CDS encoding SspB family protein, giving the protein MTDTPSVIDHMDYATLTQNALRGVIREALIKASHPHGLPGDHHFYVTFLTRAEGVTIPDDLLKRYPRDITIVLQHQYRELKVDGDRISVTLSFGGVPKVLRFPLSAITRFYDPSVQFILEFDVEEPLEANDDEGLIAEPATATDGAKPAELDPDTPPPDTGPKVVSLDQFRKK; this is encoded by the coding sequence ATGACCGATACGCCGTCCGTCATTGACCACATGGATTATGCGACCCTGACCCAAAACGCGCTGCGCGGTGTGATCCGTGAAGCCCTGATCAAGGCGTCGCATCCGCACGGCCTGCCCGGAGATCACCATTTCTACGTCACCTTTCTGACGCGCGCCGAAGGCGTGACCATCCCGGACGACCTGCTGAAACGTTATCCGCGCGACATCACCATCGTGTTGCAGCACCAGTATCGCGAACTGAAGGTCGATGGTGACCGCATCAGCGTGACGCTCAGCTTTGGCGGCGTGCCCAAGGTGCTGCGCTTCCCCCTGTCGGCCATCACCCGCTTCTATGACCCCAGCGTGCAGTTTATCCTCGAATTCGACGTCGAAGAACCTCTGGAAGCCAATGACGATGAGGGCCTGATCGCGGAGCCGGCCACAGCGACTGATGGGGCCAAACCGGCAGAGCTCGATCCCGACACCCCGCCCCCCGATACGGGCCCCAAGGTCGTCTCGCTTGATCAGTTTCGCAAGAAGTAG
- a CDS encoding DUF3313 family protein: MRFALTFTALALSLTACASAPDGHDSSLSSTEQLKPGKSGRTTTREYRDTAALNQVKRVYLHPTQLATGKTTRYTLKDNEKALVLTEVEAQLCFELAERYEMVSDRTQSDAEVHSAVTWFEPTGTAGSGAAAVANFFIPGPLGIRLPGSLGGLGAEAEMKVKDRQVAAIVWARQAQALGTDSPSLSRLGDALQFAEPFGDDAARVMSPEPLPPSRSYTSATDPCAAYGGRINETGFIIDRVTGLYVPSTRPQKAPEKAPGTTPEAQQD, from the coding sequence ATGCGGTTTGCGCTCACCTTCACGGCCCTCGCCCTCAGCCTGACCGCCTGCGCCAGCGCCCCGGATGGCCACGACTCCAGCCTGTCTTCGACCGAACAACTGAAACCCGGCAAGAGCGGGCGCACCACGACGCGCGAATACCGCGATACAGCGGCGCTCAATCAGGTGAAGCGCGTCTATCTGCACCCCACCCAACTGGCGACCGGCAAAACCACGCGCTACACGCTGAAAGACAATGAGAAAGCGCTGGTCCTCACCGAGGTCGAGGCGCAACTCTGTTTCGAACTGGCCGAGCGCTATGAGATGGTCAGCGACCGCACGCAGTCCGATGCCGAGGTGCATTCGGCGGTAACGTGGTTTGAACCGACCGGCACCGCCGGCTCTGGCGCTGCGGCCGTCGCCAACTTCTTCATTCCGGGGCCTCTGGGTATCCGCTTGCCGGGGTCTCTGGGCGGTCTCGGGGCCGAGGCCGAAATGAAGGTCAAGGACCGGCAGGTCGCCGCCATCGTCTGGGCGCGTCAGGCGCAGGCCCTGGGCACCGACTCGCCGTCCCTGTCGAGGCTGGGTGACGCGCTGCAATTCGCCGAGCCCTTCGGTGACGATGCGGCGCGCGTCATGTCGCCGGAGCCCCTGCCTCCCAGCCGCAGCTATACGTCGGCGACCGACCCTTGCGCGGCCTATGGCGGGCGGATCAACGAAACGGGCTTTATTATCGACCGCGTGACCGGCCTGTATGTTCCGTCCACGCGCCCGCAAAAGGCGCCTGAAAAAGCCCCCGGCACGACGCCGGAGGCTCAACAGGATTAA
- a CDS encoding peptidylprolyl isomerase, with product MKAWGAGVIAALAALATAATAQDWTPLDADNTLVMETTQGRVIIALSPQMAPQGVARIKDLTRQGFYNGLLFHRVIDHFVAQTGNPNNKDGGRSPLPDLPLEAVFKLAETAPHMVVAQPDGATTGFIGAVPYVAMTDRHMPPASDGSHAVRAWGTHCRGVLGMGRGEARDSANSELYLMRDTVTRLDRDYTVVGRVVSGFDALAALRVGEPPVQPDAMAQVQLLADMPLAERPKLEIMNPTGAAFATLVKAKRAEKGADFSICDITVPVRTVP from the coding sequence ATGAAGGCGTGGGGGGCGGGCGTCATTGCGGCGCTGGCGGCGCTGGCGACGGCAGCGACCGCGCAGGACTGGACGCCGCTGGATGCCGACAACACGCTGGTCATGGAGACGACTCAGGGGCGGGTGATCATCGCCCTCAGCCCGCAAATGGCGCCGCAGGGTGTGGCGCGCATCAAAGACCTGACGCGGCAGGGCTTTTATAACGGCCTGCTGTTCCATCGCGTGATTGATCATTTCGTGGCCCAGACCGGCAATCCGAACAATAAGGATGGCGGTCGCAGCCCTCTGCCGGATCTGCCTTTGGAGGCGGTGTTCAAACTGGCTGAGACCGCGCCTCACATGGTTGTGGCGCAACCCGACGGGGCGACGACCGGCTTTATCGGCGCGGTGCCCTATGTGGCGATGACCGACCGGCATATGCCGCCCGCCAGTGACGGCAGTCACGCCGTGCGGGCCTGGGGGACGCACTGCCGCGGTGTGTTGGGTATGGGGCGCGGGGAGGCCAGAGACTCGGCCAATAGCGAGCTTTATCTGATGCGCGATACGGTCACGCGACTGGACCGCGACTATACGGTGGTGGGCCGCGTCGTGTCGGGGTTCGACGCGCTGGCGGCGCTAAGGGTGGGTGAACCCCCGGTGCAACCCGATGCGATGGCTCAGGTACAGTTGCTGGCCGATATGCCCTTGGCCGAGCGCCCGAAACTGGAGATCATGAACCCCACAGGCGCGGCTTTTGCGACGCTGGTCAAGGCGAAGCGGGCCGAAAAAGGCGCGGATTTTTCGATCTGCGATATTACGGTGCCGGTGAGGACCGTGCCGTGA
- a CDS encoding helix-turn-helix domain-containing protein, with protein sequence MPRPHSPLRRLRLLKGLKQSHLAELMGVTQTTVSRWESGALALPDDQWQRAQRLLADSAQDAILKRLVETSQLSVHLIDDRTHDLLAVSPSREGLWRAEPGAFLGKSLIRYASEDILVAEASLEGLGWRDGRLSRIEVATGPNHHPIVPIVQSRLIWERLLLSDGRAARLVTTL encoded by the coding sequence ATGCCCCGCCCCCATTCCCCGCTTCGCCGACTGCGGCTGCTGAAAGGCCTCAAGCAGAGCCATCTGGCCGAGCTGATGGGCGTGACGCAGACGACGGTGTCGCGCTGGGAAAGCGGGGCTCTGGCCCTGCCGGATGATCAGTGGCAGCGGGCGCAACGGCTTCTGGCCGACTCGGCGCAAGACGCCATCCTCAAACGGCTGGTGGAAACGTCGCAGCTCAGCGTGCACCTGATCGACGACCGCACGCACGATCTGCTGGCGGTTTCCCCATCGCGCGAAGGCCTGTGGCGGGCCGAGCCGGGGGCGTTTCTGGGCAAGTCCCTGATCCGCTATGCCTCTGAGGACATACTGGTCGCCGAAGCCTCGCTGGAGGGTTTGGGCTGGCGCGACGGACGCCTCAGCCGCATCGAGGTCGCTACCGGCCCCAACCACCATCCCATCGTCCCCATCGTCCAGAGCCGCCTGATCTGGGAACGGCTGTTGCTGTCGGACGGACGCGCCGCGCGGCTGGTGACGACGCTATAG